A genomic stretch from Sulfurimonas sediminis includes:
- a CDS encoding DUF6394 family protein — MNMHKIISGSFFILAMTVNFGFFYGEPTVLEQHSSYELFAAIIVNLIATVLKLGDRTQLGAVLLATSIVADIQLIASATVWAFAMYVIGDVNIEAATAIVSLSGGALLANIVSVILFVGDTLKSKR, encoded by the coding sequence ATGAATATGCATAAAATTATATCCGGGTCATTTTTTATCTTGGCCATGACGGTCAATTTCGGTTTTTTTTACGGAGAGCCTACGGTACTTGAACAGCACAGTTCTTATGAGCTTTTTGCCGCGATTATTGTCAACCTCATAGCCACAGTTCTCAAGCTGGGAGACAGAACACAGCTTGGAGCGGTTTTACTGGCAACAAGTATTGTAGCAGATATTCAGCTTATCGCGTCCGCAACCGTCTGGGCTTTTGCCATGTATGTCATTGGTGATGTAAATATAGAGGCCGCAACAGCGATTGTCTCACTCTCAGGCGGAGCGCTCCTGGCAAATATAGTCTCGGTTATACTCTTTGTTGGCGATACACTCAAATCAAAAAGATAG
- a CDS encoding AMP-binding protein, which yields MTDITYPYENMQDYTLPSLLKRSVELYGPKKVLSKVDQEPMSYEELHENVHAMIKLLKKNGVRKGDKVALLSENMPNWAVAYFSVTYFGGVIVPILPDFHPSDVQHIIRHSEAKAVFVSQKHLQTIEELDNSNMKFVIKLDDLTLINELTNHSYIAKLTQRMASKELPRPKEDDMAALLYTSGTTGHSKGVMLSHKNLVTNAMSAYKNVTVLPEDTFLSILPLAHTFECTVGMILPILHGADIVYLDKTPTPNVLIKAFASVRPTMMLSVPLIIEKIYKNKILPKFTGSFIMKTLYSIPFIRKLLNKVAGKKLIETFGGRIKFFGIGGAALSPYVEKFLAEANFPYIVGYGLTETSPLIAGGRIGYPIKIGSTGLPMVGVEVQIKDPNPQNGEGEIITRSPSIMIGYYKDEEQTKEVIRDGWFYTGDLGYIDEDGYLFISGRSKNVIIGPGGENIYPEQIEAIINQHEAVLDSLVMEKDGKLVARVHLDYELIDKMFNAHNMPENEVREKIAEYLENMRIEVNTQLASFSKIQKFIEQIEPFVKTPTKKIKRYLYTE from the coding sequence ATGACAGATATTACATACCCTTATGAAAATATGCAGGACTATACACTTCCAAGTTTGCTAAAACGTTCAGTAGAGCTGTACGGACCGAAAAAAGTTTTATCAAAGGTTGATCAGGAACCTATGAGCTATGAAGAGTTACATGAAAATGTACATGCCATGATCAAACTTTTAAAGAAAAACGGTGTCAGAAAAGGCGATAAAGTTGCCCTGCTGAGTGAAAATATGCCTAACTGGGCTGTTGCCTATTTTTCAGTTACCTATTTTGGCGGTGTCATCGTTCCCATACTTCCTGATTTTCACCCCTCTGATGTTCAGCACATCATCAGACACTCTGAGGCAAAAGCTGTTTTTGTGTCACAAAAGCATCTGCAAACCATAGAAGAGCTGGATAATTCCAATATGAAGTTTGTTATAAAACTTGATGATTTAACACTCATAAATGAATTGACAAACCACAGTTACATTGCAAAACTGACACAGAGAATGGCTTCCAAAGAACTTCCAAGACCAAAAGAAGATGATATGGCGGCGCTTTTGTATACCTCAGGAACGACAGGACACTCAAAAGGGGTCATGCTCTCACATAAAAACCTTGTTACCAATGCAATGAGTGCTTACAAAAATGTGACTGTCTTACCGGAAGATACTTTTCTTTCCATTTTGCCTTTAGCACACACTTTTGAATGTACTGTCGGTATGATACTGCCGATTTTACATGGTGCGGACATTGTGTATCTCGACAAAACACCTACTCCCAATGTCCTTATAAAAGCCTTTGCCAGCGTCAGACCGACTATGATGCTCAGCGTGCCTCTCATCATAGAAAAGATATATAAAAATAAAATACTGCCGAAATTTACCGGTTCATTTATTATGAAAACGCTCTACTCCATCCCTTTTATACGCAAACTGCTCAATAAAGTTGCCGGAAAAAAATTAATCGAAACATTCGGAGGTCGGATCAAGTTTTTCGGTATAGGCGGTGCAGCACTCTCTCCTTATGTGGAAAAATTTTTGGCAGAAGCCAATTTTCCATACATTGTAGGCTATGGTCTCACCGAAACATCTCCACTCATAGCAGGAGGAAGAATCGGCTACCCAATCAAAATAGGCTCTACCGGCTTGCCGATGGTTGGCGTTGAGGTGCAAATAAAAGATCCCAACCCGCAAAACGGTGAGGGAGAAATCATCACAAGATCACCAAGTATAATGATAGGCTATTACAAAGATGAAGAGCAGACAAAAGAGGTCATCAGAGATGGTTGGTTTTATACCGGAGATTTGGGTTATATAGATGAAGACGGATATCTTTTTATCAGCGGAAGAAGCAAAAATGTCATTATCGGTCCCGGTGGAGAAAACATATATCCAGAACAGATAGAGGCTATCATCAACCAACATGAGGCGGTTCTTGATTCCCTTGTGATGGAAAAAGACGGAAAACTCGTTGCAAGAGTGCACCTGGACTATGAACTTATAGATAAAATGTTTAATGCCCACAATATGCCCGAAAATGAAGTCAGAGAAAAAATTGCTGAGTATCTGGAAAACATGCGCATAGAGGTCAATACACAGTTGGCTTCATTTTCAAAAATTCAAAAATTCATAGAGCAGATTGAGCCTTTTGTAAAAACGCCGACCAAGAAGATAAAAAGATACCTTTATACAGAATAG
- a CDS encoding manganese-dependent inorganic pyrophosphatase, with the protein MSVYVFGHKNPDSDSIVGAISLSYLKNQIEKEEYIPARQGEITAETQFILDTFGGKLPELKTSVAGERVFIVDSTDKAHFQDDIDEATIIGIADHHKLGDLTTDTPLEAWIRPIGCSNTVIYEMYRCYGVEVPKEIAGLMMMAILSDTVIFKSPTCTKVDTKAVKELAAIAGVTDYKKLAMEMFIVKSAVDGASARDLNTRDYKEFNMNGTKVGIGQLEMVDISVLEPREEELLEDMKKMKEEGGLHTVLILLTDIMKEGSKLLVVSDDESKIEKAFDIKLQDHKAWLDGVLSRKKQVVPFVQPQF; encoded by the coding sequence ATGTCAGTATATGTTTTTGGACACAAAAATCCTGATAGTGACTCTATTGTTGGTGCTATCTCCTTATCTTATTTAAAAAATCAAATTGAAAAAGAAGAGTATATTCCTGCCCGCCAGGGTGAGATTACTGCAGAAACACAGTTTATTTTAGATACATTTGGCGGTAAGTTGCCGGAGCTTAAAACTTCTGTCGCAGGTGAGAGAGTTTTCATAGTGGACTCTACGGACAAGGCACATTTTCAAGATGATATTGATGAAGCGACGATTATCGGTATAGCCGATCATCATAAACTTGGTGATTTGACAACAGATACGCCTCTTGAAGCGTGGATTCGCCCTATAGGGTGTTCAAACACGGTCATATATGAAATGTACAGATGTTACGGTGTGGAAGTACCAAAAGAGATTGCAGGACTGATGATGATGGCAATTTTGAGTGATACGGTTATATTTAAATCGCCTACATGTACCAAAGTCGATACAAAAGCGGTCAAAGAACTCGCAGCGATTGCCGGAGTAACAGACTATAAAAAACTGGCGATGGAGATGTTTATAGTAAAATCCGCTGTTGATGGTGCCAGTGCCCGTGATTTAAATACACGTGATTATAAAGAGTTTAACATGAACGGCACAAAAGTCGGTATCGGTCAACTTGAAATGGTAGATATTTCTGTACTCGAGCCTCGTGAAGAAGAACTGCTTGAAGATATGAAAAAGATGAAAGAAGAGGGCGGTCTGCATACTGTTTTGATTCTTTTAACAGACATTATGAAAGAGGGTTCAAAACTTTTGGTTGTCAGTGATGATGAGTCAAAAATAGAAAAAGCATTTGACATTAAACTCCAAGACCATAAAGCATGGTTAGATGGCGTACTGAGCCGTAAAAAGCAGGTAGTACCTTTTGTGCAGCCTCAGTTTTAA
- the uvrA gene encoding excinuclease ABC subunit UvrA, whose protein sequence is MKKKDVIKITGARENNLKNINLTIPKNELIVMTGLSGSGKSTLAFDTLYAEGQRRYMESLSSYARQFLDRVGKPDVDKIEGLTPAIAIDQKTTSKNPRSTVGTITEIYDYFRLLYARVGIQYCHKCGKKISQMSASDIIGEVAKLPESAKLVLMAPLVRENKGAYADLIESLVHKGYVRAQIDGVMVRLDEEIELSKTKKHTIKVVIDRVIVKEENKERIASDVEKALKESYGELEVEVLNYEELGCPQHIHYSEHNACFDCKISFEPLEPLSFSFNSPKGACSECDGLGIRYTLDTEKIIDSDLSIEKGAVKIVYGFNKGYYFTFLKGFCAHNDIDVTVPYSELPLHQQKAILHGNIDEVEFLWKNHKVKRIFPGIIRIAYDMLKDEKELSDYMSEKVCDVCGGHRLKRESLAVKVADTKIAQLLEMPIAKTYEFFANDENFSYFDTQSRMIAEPILNEIKERLFFLYDVGLGYITLGRDARTISGGEAQRIRIASQIGSGLTGVMYVLDEPSIGLHERDTLKLIRTLRSLQEKGNTVIVVEHDKETIENADFIVDIGSGAGKFGGEVVFSGTLEKLKKAKTLTADYLYGRKKIEYFYRRPQEKWIEIKNVTINNIEKLSAKIPLNNFVCITGVSGSGKSSLMLQTLLPTARELLNHARKVNKVAGVEITGLEHVDKVIYLDQSPIGRTPRSNPATYTGVMDEIRNLFAQTKESQIRGYTASRFSFNVKGGRCEKCQGEGENKIEMHFLPDIMVKCDACGGKRYNQQTLEVFYKGKTIADVLAMSVDEAFEFFKPIPKIHQKMKTLVDVGLGYITLGQNAVTLSGGEAQRIKLSKELSRKDTGKTLYILDEPTTGLHFADVDRLTNVLHKFVELGNSMLIIEHNLDMIKNADYIIDMGPEGGSGGGLIIAEGSPEVLAKNHKKTGSYTGEYLEKELQLHQKT, encoded by the coding sequence ATGAAAAAAAAAGATGTAATTAAAATCACCGGCGCGCGAGAAAACAATTTAAAAAATATCAATTTGACAATTCCTAAAAATGAATTGATTGTGATGACCGGACTCAGTGGAAGCGGAAAGTCTACTCTGGCTTTTGATACGCTCTATGCAGAGGGTCAGCGCCGCTACATGGAATCACTCTCTTCGTATGCAAGACAGTTTTTAGACCGCGTGGGCAAGCCTGATGTCGATAAGATAGAAGGACTCACACCTGCTATAGCCATAGATCAAAAAACAACGTCAAAAAATCCGCGTTCAACTGTCGGAACGATTACGGAAATATATGATTATTTTCGACTGCTGTATGCCCGTGTCGGCATTCAATACTGTCATAAATGCGGTAAAAAGATTTCTCAGATGTCAGCTTCGGACATTATCGGCGAAGTGGCAAAGCTCCCCGAGAGTGCAAAACTTGTCCTGATGGCACCGCTTGTCAGAGAAAATAAAGGGGCGTATGCGGACCTGATTGAGTCACTTGTGCATAAAGGCTATGTACGTGCACAGATTGACGGTGTGATGGTGCGCCTGGATGAAGAGATAGAACTTTCAAAAACAAAAAAACATACCATTAAGGTCGTTATTGACAGAGTCATAGTAAAAGAAGAAAACAAAGAGAGAATTGCCTCTGATGTTGAAAAAGCCCTCAAAGAGAGTTATGGTGAACTCGAAGTGGAGGTGCTCAACTATGAAGAACTCGGTTGCCCGCAGCATATTCATTATTCGGAGCACAATGCCTGTTTTGACTGTAAAATAAGTTTTGAACCGCTTGAACCGTTGAGCTTTTCTTTTAACTCGCCAAAAGGTGCCTGTAGCGAATGTGACGGACTTGGCATACGGTATACGCTTGATACAGAGAAAATTATAGACAGTGACCTGAGTATAGAAAAGGGAGCCGTAAAAATTGTTTACGGTTTTAACAAAGGCTACTATTTTACTTTTTTAAAGGGCTTTTGTGCGCATAATGACATTGACGTTACCGTACCGTATTCTGAATTGCCTTTGCACCAGCAAAAAGCGATTTTACACGGAAATATAGACGAAGTGGAATTTTTGTGGAAAAACCATAAAGTAAAAAGAATTTTCCCGGGTATCATCCGTATAGCGTACGATATGTTAAAAGATGAAAAAGAACTCTCAGACTATATGAGTGAAAAGGTTTGTGATGTCTGTGGCGGACACAGGCTAAAACGCGAATCTTTGGCGGTAAAAGTAGCAGATACGAAAATCGCACAGCTCCTTGAAATGCCCATAGCAAAAACCTATGAATTTTTTGCTAATGATGAGAATTTTTCCTATTTCGATACACAGTCAAGAATGATAGCAGAGCCTATTTTAAACGAAATCAAAGAACGACTTTTCTTTTTGTATGATGTAGGACTTGGCTACATTACTTTGGGGCGTGATGCCAGAACCATAAGCGGAGGAGAAGCACAACGCATACGCATCGCTTCACAAATCGGCTCAGGATTGACAGGTGTCATGTATGTGTTGGATGAGCCAAGCATTGGACTGCATGAAAGAGATACTTTGAAGCTTATCAGAACACTAAGAAGTCTACAGGAAAAAGGAAATACGGTTATCGTTGTGGAGCATGACAAAGAGACAATAGAAAACGCAGACTTTATCGTAGATATAGGAAGCGGTGCTGGAAAATTTGGCGGGGAAGTTGTTTTTAGCGGCACGTTAGAGAAACTGAAAAAGGCCAAAACGCTGACAGCGGATTATCTTTACGGGCGTAAAAAAATTGAGTATTTTTACAGACGTCCGCAGGAAAAGTGGATAGAAATTAAAAATGTTACGATTAACAATATTGAAAAGCTGAGTGCGAAGATTCCTTTGAACAATTTTGTCTGTATTACAGGGGTAAGCGGGAGCGGAAAAAGTTCGCTGATGCTGCAGACCCTTTTGCCGACAGCAAGAGAGCTGCTCAATCATGCAAGAAAAGTGAACAAAGTTGCCGGTGTGGAAATCACAGGGTTGGAACATGTCGATAAAGTAATATACCTTGATCAGAGTCCGATCGGACGGACACCAAGAAGTAATCCGGCAACCTATACGGGTGTTATGGATGAGATTCGTAACCTCTTTGCGCAGACAAAAGAGAGCCAGATTCGTGGCTATACTGCGTCAAGATTTTCTTTTAATGTCAAAGGCGGGCGTTGTGAGAAGTGTCAGGGAGAGGGTGAAAACAAGATAGAGATGCACTTTTTGCCTGACATTATGGTCAAATGTGATGCCTGTGGCGGCAAACGGTATAACCAGCAGACTTTGGAAGTTTTTTACAAAGGCAAAACAATTGCGGATGTACTTGCTATGAGTGTGGATGAAGCTTTTGAGTTTTTCAAACCTATTCCTAAGATACATCAAAAAATGAAAACACTTGTGGATGTGGGACTCGGATACATTACACTGGGACAAAATGCCGTAACACTTTCAGGCGGTGAAGCGCAAAGAATCAAACTAAGCAAAGAGTTGAGCCGTAAAGATACAGGAAAAACACTTTATATTTTGGATGAACCGACAACAGGCCTGCATTTTGCAGATGTTGACAGACTGACAAATGTACTGCACAAGTTTGTCGAACTCGGAAACTCGATGCTTATCATAGAACATAATCTTGACATGATAAAAAATGCCGACTATATCATAGATATGGGTCCTGAAGGCGGAAGCGGCGGCGGACTCATCATAGCAGAAGGCTCTCCTGAAGTATTGGCAAAAAACCATAAAAAAACAGGTTCTTATACCGGTGAATATCTTGAAAAAGAGTTGCAACTGCATCAAAAAACGTAG
- a CDS encoding sulfite exporter TauE/SafE family protein codes for MIELILLGTFVGLLSGLFGIGGGTILVPLLLLLGYETKIAIGISVIQMVFSSVYGSYLNNKKGTLDVLMVVIIGLGGFTGALLSGNITASFSDETLEMVFLAFAVFALIRLFMKTHDYKHEKKVNKAVLFVTGFVIGAISMSIGVGGSLILVPILVGFLHVPLKKATSAGLFFVVFSSVSGLISHTLHGHVDYTSGIIIGLASLAGVYAGIHLKHHILNVSLQKKLLTVLYLIIVIYLLYRIF; via the coding sequence ATGATTGAATTAATCTTGCTTGGTACTTTTGTCGGTTTGCTGTCCGGGCTTTTCGGAATAGGCGGTGGAACAATTCTTGTGCCACTGTTGCTGCTGCTTGGATATGAAACAAAAATTGCCATAGGCATTTCGGTTATTCAGATGGTTTTCAGCTCTGTTTACGGCAGTTATCTGAATAATAAAAAAGGCACACTTGATGTCCTGATGGTTGTTATTATTGGACTTGGCGGTTTTACCGGTGCCCTTTTAAGCGGCAATATTACGGCAAGTTTCAGTGATGAGACATTGGAAATGGTCTTTTTGGCATTTGCCGTATTTGCACTTATTCGCCTTTTTATGAAAACACATGACTATAAGCATGAAAAAAAAGTAAACAAGGCAGTGCTATTTGTCACAGGTTTTGTCATAGGGGCAATAAGCATGTCCATAGGGGTAGGCGGGAGTCTGATTCTTGTCCCTATCCTTGTGGGATTTTTACATGTACCTTTGAAAAAGGCTACATCAGCAGGGCTCTTTTTTGTTGTGTTTTCATCTGTTTCTGGGTTGATATCACATACACTGCACGGTCATGTTGATTATACAAGTGGAATCATTATAGGGTTGGCATCATTGGCAGGTGTGTATGCAGGTATACATTTAAAGCATCATATCTTAAATGTATCTCTGCAAAAAAAACTCTTAACTGTTCTTTATCTGATTATAGTAATATATTTACTCTATAGAATTTTTTGA
- a CDS encoding chemotaxis protein CheX: protein MLESLKEAAENFCVHQIGASCEIKDVPTNKRTLIAYIDVQAQDQKHYRVYIASDNDFMQKVSKLFLEEEKSDEETLKEMTLETANLIIGSAKVIAEKLGISYTMGTPHFAKVGEFDFSFDERKVVHIDNAELIIAIKELDA, encoded by the coding sequence ATGCTAGAGAGCTTAAAAGAAGCAGCAGAAAACTTTTGCGTACATCAAATCGGAGCTTCATGCGAAATAAAAGATGTCCCGACGAACAAGAGAACACTTATTGCTTACATAGATGTGCAGGCTCAAGACCAGAAGCACTACAGAGTGTATATAGCTTCTGACAATGATTTTATGCAGAAAGTTTCAAAACTGTTTTTAGAAGAAGAAAAAAGTGATGAAGAGACGCTCAAAGAGATGACACTTGAAACTGCGAATCTTATTATAGGAAGTGCCAAAGTCATTGCTGAAAAACTTGGAATTTCATATACAATGGGAACGCCTCATTTTGCAAAAGTCGGAGAATTTGACTTTAGCTTTGATGAGCGCAAAGTCGTTCATATAGACAATGCCGAACTCATTATTGCCATTAAGGAATTAGATGCCTGA
- the fliN gene encoding flagellar motor switch protein FliN: MPDTKKFDLQEELSWMDYSGILDMEVEFIADLGETELSVAEVLKLEKGSIIDLKKPAGESVESYVNGRIIGKGEVMVYEKNLAIRINEVLDSSAVLYYLSKERL; encoded by the coding sequence ATGCCTGATACAAAAAAATTTGACCTGCAAGAAGAACTTTCATGGATGGACTACTCCGGTATACTCGATATGGAAGTTGAATTTATTGCTGATTTGGGAGAAACCGAATTGAGTGTTGCAGAAGTTTTAAAGCTTGAAAAAGGATCTATTATCGATTTAAAAAAACCGGCAGGAGAGAGTGTTGAGTCTTATGTCAACGGACGTATTATAGGAAAAGGAGAAGTGATGGTTTATGAAAAAAACCTTGCTATCCGTATCAATGAAGTGCTGGATTCAAGTGCTGTACTTTACTACCTGTCAAAAGAGAGATTATGA